CTCGTCGCCGATGCCCGGCTTCATGCAGGGATGAATGTTCTGGATCTCGGCTCCGGCACCGGCTACCCCGCCTTACTGGGCGCACAAACCGTCGGAGTGACCGGACGTGTCACCGGAATGGATCTCGCGGAAGAGATGCTGGCCGCCGCGGATCGAAAGGCCGCACGCCTCAGCCTGACCAATGTCTCGTTCAAAACCGGCAACGTGACGAGTCTCCCCTTTGAACCGAACTCCTTCGACGCCATCACCAGCCGCTTTTGCCTCATGTTCCTCCCGGAGATTCCGAAGGCCGCATCGGAAATTGCACGGGTGCTCAAACCGGGAAGCTGGGTCGCAGCGGCTGTCTGGTCCGCGCCGGAGAAAAATCCTTCGATCGGGCTCTCAATGGCCGCTATCAAACAAGTGATCGAACTGCCGCCGCCGGATCCGACCGCGCCGGGCATCTTCCGCTTGGCCAGACCGGGTGATCTCGCCGGGATGTTCCAGCAGGCCGGACTGGTCGATGTGACGGATCACGAGTTCCTGGCGGAATGGTCCTATGCCTCGGCTGACGAGTATTACACCAGCCTGATGGAAATCGCCGCTCCAGTACAGAATCTGATGGCCAAGCTGACCGACGCGCAGAAGGAGGACGTGAAACAGCGCAACACCCAAGCCGCGTCCAATTACACACGCGCCGGTCGGATTGTCTTCCCGATGGCGGTGCGAATTGTCGCGGGACGCAAACCGATCTGATTCTCCCATGGCACCCAAGCACGACGGCTTCAAGGATTTTGTGCTGGACCAGTTGGCTGACCTCCGGGGTCTGACCTGTCGGGCCATGTTCGGCGGCTATGGGCTCCGCTATCGCGAGACCTTCTTCGGCATCATTCACAAGGGCCGGCTGTATTTCAAAGTCACACCGGAGACGGCCGAATCCTACCGTGCCTTAGGAACGAAACCCTTTCGCGTGACCTCCAAGATGACGCTCGCAACCTACTATGAAGTGCCTGCCGACATTCTTGAGGATGCCGCGCTCTTGGCTGAGTGGGCTGAGACCGCCAGTACCGTTCAGCGTCCTAAACCGGCGCGACGGCGCGCCGCGTCCAAGACCCGCAACTCCAGCCCAGCTCGAATAACCCGCGCCCGTTCATAGTCGACGGATCGGGCGAGCCCATAGCCGCCGGCTTGATGGGGACTTATAATGGTCCCAATGTCAGCCGGGATCAGTTCAATATTTTCCTCTTTGCGCCTTGTCCAGGCACACATGGTCCATCATGTCCTGCTCCTGACAGCCTGCGTGCTTCTATTACACGGCAATGGATCATTGGGAGCGGAGCCATCGCCTGCCCCCCTGCTCTGGCGTACGGTTCCGACCGTCAGTCCATCCGATCAACCCCTCCCTCCGAGGAAACCGTCGATGCTTCGCGAACGAGACATCGCCTTCGATGAGCTCCTGGTGAAAACGTTGAAAGATGCCGCAGCCAGGCCGCTCCCACCGATCGCGGTCGAGCTGTTCGACCTCGGGCGGTATGAGTTGGATGTGGTGTCCACCCTCTCGCGGATCAACGACACAAGCTTCATACGCGGGCAGCTGAAGCCTCAAGACTCCGGCGATTTTTCCCTCGTCCTCAACGGCGCCACCATGACAGGCACCGTTCACCTCGGGCCGCGCGTCTTCCAAATCGAGTCGCTCGGCAACGGACGTCACCGTTTGATCGAGATCGATCCGGAGCAAGAGTCGAAAGAGTAACGAGCGTGGAACCCCTATGCTGGCATGGCCGAACAACGCCCTCCTTCTGGCCGACGCGGTCCTCCTCCTACATCTCGCCTTTGTTCTCTTCGTCCTGTTCGGCGGCTTGCTGGCACTGAAGTGGCGGAACACCATCTGGGTCCATTTGCCCGCCGCAGCCTGGGGGGCCGTCATCGAGTTCAGCGGCTGGATCTGCCCGCTGACCCCGTTGGAAAATTGGTTGCGCGAAAGGGGCGGCGGATCGGGCTATGACGGTGACTTTGTCGGACGCTATCTGCTCATGCTCCTCTACCCGGATCATCTCACCCGCACCGGACAATTCGTCCTGGGAGTCGTCGTGATGACGCTCAATCTGATGGTGTATGGGTGGCTGTGGAAACGCGGCCATCTGATGAATTCCCACAAAGGTTCATCCGACTGAAGGAGACGGTCGGGAACGCAAGCATTACGAGCCTCACC
Above is a window of Nitrospira sp. DNA encoding:
- a CDS encoding methyltransferase domain-containing protein: MPTPDNAKLIEGQRQDWNRVAGGWEKWDRLFDEQMAFLNHRLVADARLHAGMNVLDLGSGTGYPALLGAQTVGVTGRVTGMDLAEEMLAAADRKAARLSLTNVSFKTGNVTSLPFEPNSFDAITSRFCLMFLPEIPKAASEIARVLKPGSWVAAAVWSAPEKNPSIGLSMAAIKQVIELPPPDPTAPGIFRLARPGDLAGMFQQAGLVDVTDHEFLAEWSYASADEYYTSLMEIAAPVQNLMAKLTDAQKEDVKQRNTQAASNYTRAGRIVFPMAVRIVAGRKPI
- a CDS encoding TfoX/Sxy family protein yields the protein MAPKHDGFKDFVLDQLADLRGLTCRAMFGGYGLRYRETFFGIIHKGRLYFKVTPETAESYRALGTKPFRVTSKMTLATYYEVPADILEDAALLAEWAETASTVQRPKPARRRAASKTRNSSPARITRARS
- a CDS encoding DUF2784 domain-containing protein, with the translated sequence MLAWPNNALLLADAVLLLHLAFVLFVLFGGLLALKWRNTIWVHLPAAAWGAVIEFSGWICPLTPLENWLRERGGGSGYDGDFVGRYLLMLLYPDHLTRTGQFVLGVVVMTLNLMVYGWLWKRGHLMNSHKGSSD